The Manis pentadactyla isolate mManPen7 chromosome 12, mManPen7.hap1, whole genome shotgun sequence genome contains the following window.
AATATGCAAACTAATACACAGCAATTAATTTTGCCCCTTAGTTACAACAAAATAATATGTTTACTGATCTTTTTAAATAGCTCGAGTTTTGCTATTTGTATATTAACTGTTACGGAAGATGAGTAGGTGGCATACCAATTCTGTCTCTGGAAGGTCCCCATATGTCTTCAGTATGAGGCCTAAAATCATAGTCCCAAAAAACTAGCAGAAGATCTGAAAACACCCCACTTCACACCTGCCTTTCCTGTTTTCAGATACAACACAAAATTCCTGCTGTGGTTATTGCTGTTCACCACTGCTAAAGAGATGGTGATGACTTCAAGAGAGCCAGACTCCCAGGGTTTCCACCCCAAGCTCCTCCTATGCCCATTATTAGGTACACTCAAGGAGTTAGTCTATCTCCTATCTTGGTGacctcatttttctttccatagTCATCCCAACAGCCTCTTTCTGTTTATCCTGTGTTATTCAAGCTCCACGACATTTCTTTTCCCTACCCCTTGCTCCTGAGCCAACTTTGCCCAATTCAAAGTAATTATTCACTAATTCAGGACCTGAGCAAAAACTATTCTCCCACAAAAAAGGAGCAAAACTCCCTctatcttctctttcctttcaaaAGCCAGGATAGACTCAGAGGAATGCTCCACCCTCATAAATGGCTCCTCAGAATAATCCTGACCCCACCTCCAGGCTCCGTGCCACTCAGATGAAAGGCCTGGTGCAGATGACACAGCAGGGCACTCTCACCGTGCAGCTGGAAGAATTATAATCCTTCTCTGATAATGAACATCCCATCGGTCTCGTACAGCCTGTTCccttttttatatcattttaatcCTCCAGCacaaaatttaaatggtaatggATGTAATGAACCAGTaattttattcaataaattattCTGAGAAACATTCCTATCATCTTACTGAATCAGTGTGCCAATaacaaaatattggaaatataaCAGGCATAGCAACAATCACAGTCAAGCTATGTATCAGACTCATTTTCAGAATCTTTATTTACACTGATCTATTTGGAAATGTCTCTTACGGATGGGATCATTTCCATCATTCAGTTCTCTGATATCACCTCCCTGAGTGGCCTTCCCTGATCACActtcacctgaccctggtcactCCCCACCCCattattctgttttactttgcCCATCACACTTTTCTCTGTACCCAAGTAACTTACTTGTTCATTATCTGTCCCTAGccattagaatgtaagctccataagACAAGGACCTTTCTAGCTTGTTCATGTATGTATCCCTAGTGCCTTGATCAATGCTGGGCACATAGTACAAGGTAATACCTGTTGAATGAATGGCTAGGTAAGGCTTTAAAATCAATAAGTTCTTGCACAATTGCTATCTGATCTGATCTTCACATCAACTCTGTGAGCCAGGTAATTTAGCAATTAAAGAAACAAAGCAGGGGGTATATTGAAAACCTCTGTATCTTCTGCTCAttgttgctgtgaacctaaaactgctcaaaaaattaaagtgcattagggggaaaaaacactaaaaaaactcCAAAAGAAACAAAGTTTCAGACAGGTTAAATGACATGTTCAGCTGCACACAGCTAATAACTGGCAGAGCTGACAACCTAAATCTTCTCGACCCCCAGCTCTTAACATGCCACTGACAAGCAGTTATTTTCACCTGGAAAAGTTCAACTTTTCAAAGGGAAAACCACCTTTGATTTATAATGAAAAAGTAACTGCAAAACAGGAGTGGCAGCAGTACTCACCTGTGCAGAGTCCTGCCTGAGCCTGCAGCCTGAGGTGCAGCCCATCCCCGGCCACATACCGCAGCCCCCGGCAGGTGGAAGGGGCAAGCCTGACCTCTGCTGGAAGCCGGGTCTCTGTGCAGCCCTCAGGGGTTTTCACCTGCAGTGAGGACGGCATCACAGAGATATCCATGGGCATACCTCCCGCTTTCGGCTCTctggcaattaaaaataaaacacacaaaagtTATTTGTCATTGATGAAAaccatgtggtgagaaaaacaAGAATGGCCAGGTTTCTCTATTCCTTTCCCAGAAGGGCCTTAAAGTCACTGTCCCgcacaaaacagcagtaaactgATCATGACGAAAACCGATCTATACTACACTTAGGTCAGGCCAGAGAGTACTTTTCATGTTACAgtgacatatattttttattttaatggtaatgaagaatttttaaaagtgtacTTTTTTCCATTACTAATAATTCTGATCCTCTCTTCTCTGTCCACATGCTTCCTTCCTACACCCCATCCTGGACTTTCTCAGGGTTGCTCCTGAAGCCATTCTTCTCGCTCAGGCAGCCATTCCATTTCTTAATGCCCCTAATTTCCTCCCACCAATTTTAGCTTCTTAAACTAACACATTTCCTAATCTAATGCTGGTCTGTCATACTTGATGTACttgttcttcaaaatattttttggcaAGACAATTCAACAAGGCAGCATTACACATCAGCTTACTCATCTTTGCATCTCTTGACATCAGCATGGTTTGTACATTCATCCACTTGCTCAATACATCTATAATGTGCCAGGTACTGGGAATACAGCAATTAACAAGACATTTttgaggaaaggaggagaaaaggtggtgaagtaggaaggcaaggcggaaacctcctcccacatacacaccaaacaAGCAACTACAGCAGAACAACTGACCCTGAAAACGAATGAGCATGCAGAACAGACCGTCGGCCCCTGGGGAAGAGAGagcaccacacagagaagggtaaagtggcaggatccaggctgttcccccatcccagcccacagtgGAAGGGAGAGGAATAGAGCAGGAAAGGGATACGTGCTCAGAACCCTGCCCGCCTGCCCTGGAGGCCTGCTCTGGGAATACGAGTCCATGGTGCATTGGGCTCTGCTGATTAGCAGGGCTGGGTACCAGGGAGAACCGGAGcaccctgggaggctgagactcctgccacTTGCGGAGTAGCAGGCATGCAccagacccaacacagaggtgacAGTTTGAAGACTTATCAGTGGCAGGGGTGCCAGGGGGTGGGGACTTGAAGGAGCTCTCTCAGgatgagaaaggacaggtagctGGTGGCTCAACCCCAAGGCACTTCCCTGCAGACCCACCTGCCCACACCCCTGCTTGCGTGCCCAGCCCACTCCCCTCTGCAgcagtcagactttgctgcctggcaggtaaAGGGAAGCTTTGCCAGCATTCCCGGTCCTCTCTCATCCCGAATGGGGAGGCGCCTGTGGGAGACAGCTCCAGACACCTCTTCCCCCTCGCTTGAGGCCCAGGCCCTCACAGTGATACCCTGTGTGCCCACCCGCTCTGCTGGCCCAGCAAGGCCACCAGCTCTGCAAAGCAGGAAGAGGGCACCTGCCAAGAACTATCCTGCAGAAGCACCACTGCACGGCCACAACAGGCCTCTGCAGATGGAGATGAGCCCCTgccagcagacaggcagaaagatgGCTCCGTCCATAGCCCGGCAACAGCAACAGTGGATacactgcaaaggagaaccagccACTGGGGaacaaagagtcttgagcttcggGGCACCACAGGGTGCGGtcctcataaagccattactctctagaccacaAGGCACAGTGGATCCATCtgacacaaaggaagaaacacaggacCTCAGACAAGacgaggaggcagaggaatacgttccaaacaaaaaaaaaaacagaacaagacaccagaaagaggactaaagGGAAGGGAGATAACCTATCTtattgataaaaatttcaaagtaagaGTCACAAATATGCCCACTGACCTGTGGAAAAGAACTGATGATCTCAGAGAAAGTCAACAAAGAGAAGATCTGAAAAGAAGCCACTCAGAGCTGGAgaatacagtatcagaaaggaaaaatacaatggagattgctgcaagtagaggagataatCAGTGAGATGgaagttagagaacaggaacacagtgaAGCTGAGGAAGGGAGCAAAAGGAATCTCTCCAGATAAGAGGATGCCAGgaaagctgtgtgacaactccaaacagGACAGTATTCACAGAATAGGGAACCCAGAAGGAAAAGAGCAAGACgaaggggtagaaagtctctttgaagaagtaattgttgaaaacatcccaatatggggaaggaaaaagaCATCCGAGTCCTGGAAGTACAGACCAACCCCAGCAAAAGgaacccaggaagacaacacctagacatatgatcaataaaatgacagattaaggataaagagagggtaCTGAAAGTAGCCAGTGTCACAAATTTAGTTATAAGGGTAATCCCATAAGGCTATCACCACATTTCTCAccagaaactttacaggtcagaagggagtagcatgaaataGTTAATGTATTGATACAGAAGGAACTTCAACCataatcctctacccagcaagattatcattcagaattgaaggaaagaGTAAAAGTTTACCTGACAAACAGAAGTTAAAATAATTCACTGACACTAAACTGGAATTACAgcatgttaaagggacttctgtagatggaaatgtcaaGCCTAAATATttatcatcagtgaaaataaacccacagtaaaggtagaagACCAATTACTTataaagcaagtatgaagttaagaacaaaagtagtaaaattaactgtatacaaaatcaatcaaggggtacaaaaaatgcatattatgacatgtgtgggtaaaatttcattatttccagaatctctcccctggcctaaTGCATCTTCctatcaataagtgtttccaagggtggagagaagcaatccatctccatatcagtaggtgattacaagggtggggtGGCAAGAATATATATAAttggactggagaagtttggtggggtcccttttttgtgGCTGGGTGGTGacagacatgggtgagcagaagtggacaactgcttgtaggcaataaatggtttcctccctttgatttcagtttcaaaggtaatttgccccaggctgggagaaagATCCCCCACTACCTCCTGGAGTTACACATCTAATACATTAGTGTGGAGAAGGAAAGCGAATTAAGAACAAGTACTTTTTTACACGGTTTGAAATATATATGAATGAGTGTAGACTGTAATATATTTAGGAACCTATCTATgacttatggtaaccacaagtctaaagcctataatagacacacaaaaaattgaagaaatccAATcagaacactaaagaaaaccatcaaataatgggagaagagtataagagaggaagaaaggatcagagaagaactacaaaaacaaccagaagacaattaataaaatgacaataaaaaattaacagtgggactatatcaaactaaaaagcttctgtacagcaaaggacatcaccaacagaacaaaaaggcaacctacagtatgggagaataaatttgtgaatgatttatttggcaaggggttaacatccaaactatataaagagctcatacacctcaccACCAAGAAAACAAATGCCCTGTGTGGGTAAGATCgatatatttccagaatctctcccctggctctagtgcatctccatattaataggcgTGGAGAAGCAGTCTATCTCCATACCAACAGGAAATTACATGAGCGAGCAAGGGCttgtctggaccagagaggttgggtggagctctcttctgctgcagccgggTCTGGAGAGAGACAgggtgactgcttgtaagaaacaaatggttttcttaaactttatttctccctctgactgatttcgttttcaaaggtattttgccccgggattttctccctggagttacaccttgattaaaaaaatgggtgaagaACCTGAACCTGAACAGacttttttctaaagaaattctaaataaaggcacatgaaaagatgctccatatcactaatcatcaaggaaatata
Protein-coding sequences here:
- the LOC118918299 gene encoding E3 ubiquitin-protein ligase E3D-like isoform X5 yields the protein MAAAAAEVRVFVEVRRRLRSALLILGEPKAGGMPMDISVMPSSLQVKTPEGCTETRLPAEVRLAPSTCRGLRYVAGDGLHLRLQAQAGLCTVDVPVSTRKLLRVLPLPSENWGALVGE
- the LOC118918299 gene encoding E3 ubiquitin-protein ligase E3D-like isoform X3, with translation MAAAAAEVRVFVEVRRRLRSALLILGEPKAGGMPMDISVMPSSLQVKTPEGCTETRLPAEVRLAPSTCRGLRYVAGDGLHLRLQAQAGLCTELISVFNRSLQSQECCTFYCLSVLWRSHNKRQE
- the LOC118918299 gene encoding E3 ubiquitin-protein ligase E3D-like isoform X6: MAAAAAEVRVFVEVRRRLRSALLILGEPKAGGMPMDISVMPSSLQVKTPEGCTETRLPAEVRLAPSTCRGLRYVAGDGLHLRLQAQAGLCTGSSSGCSHCQVRTGEL
- the LOC118918299 gene encoding E3 ubiquitin-protein ligase E3D-like isoform X4; protein product: MAAAAAEVRVFVEVRRRLRSALLILGEPKAGGMPMDISVMPSSLQVKTPEGCTETRLPAEVRLAPSTCRGLRYVAGDGLHLRLQAQAGLCTELISVFNRSLQSQECCTFYCLSVLWRSHNKRQ